The Daucus carota subsp. sativus chromosome 2, DH1 v3.0, whole genome shotgun sequence genome includes a window with the following:
- the LOC108206879 gene encoding caffeoylshikimate esterase — MVHPIHQANENSPYGDLTRGLFYEKHQILHHHSYMINKQNMKIWTQSWCPYPNSTPRLCGIVCMIHGYASESSWIFELTAVAIARAGFIVCALDLQGHGYSDGCAGHIPDIYAIVDDCIQFFDAVRGSNSTLPAFLYGESLGGAIAILVCLKQAGTWNGLVLSGAMCGVSKRIRPMWPLEKLLPVAAFIAPGWRVKITKSPGSKSYKEDWKRKLVSKSPNRGRLTSSQPPAATALEFFRVCKIIERDCHELEVPLLVVHGGQDEVCDPGSARNVFKSASSTDKTFKIFEGMWHMLIGEPNEGVETVFQTILSWIGERADKEG, encoded by the coding sequence ATGGTCCATCCCATACACCAAGCTAATGAGAACAGCCCTTATGGAGACCTCACCAGAGGACTATTCTACGAGAAACACCAGATCTTACATCACCACAGTTACATGATCAACAaacaaaacatgaaaatatggaCTCAATCATGGTGTCCTTATCCGAATTCAACGCCTCGGCTATGTGGGATTGTATGCATGATCCACGGCTATGCTTCAGAAAGCAGTTGGATTTTTGAGTTAACTGCAGTAGCCATAGCCAGAGCAGGGTTTATTGTATGTGCACTTGACCTCCAGGGCCATGGATATTCTGATGGCTGTGCTGGTCATATTCCCGATATTTACGCCATTGTGGACGATTGCATCCAGTTCTTTGATGCTGTTAGAGGCAGCAATTCAACACTGCCAGCTTTTTTGTATGGGGAGTCACTTGGTGGTGCAATAGCTATACTTGTCTGCCTTAAACAGGCGGGTACATGGAATGGATTGGTTCTAAGTGGAGCGATGTGTGGGGTTTCGAAGAGGATCAGACCGATGTGGCCACTCGAAAAGTTACTTCCAGTGGCTGCTTTTATTGCACCTGGTTGGAGAGTCAAGATAACAAAGTCTCCTGGAAGTAAGTCATACAAGGAGGACTGGAAGAGAAAATTGGTTAGCAAGAGTCCAAATCGCGGCCGCTTGACATCAAGCCAGCCACCAGCAGCTACAGCATTGGAGTTCTTCAGAGTTTGCAAGATTATAGAGAGGGACTGTCATGAACTTGAAGTTCCTTTGCTGGTGGTTCATGGGGGACAGGATGAAGTATGTGACCCTGGTTCTGCCAGGAATGTGTTTAAATCGGCATCTAGCACGGACAAGACTTTTAAGATTTTTGAGGGCATGTGGCATATGTTGATCGGTGAGCCAAACGAAGGTGTTGAGACTGTGTTTCAGACTATATTGTCATGGATTGGAGAGAGGGCAGACAAAGAGGGATGA
- the LOC108207761 gene encoding caffeoylshikimate esterase — protein sequence MAHPIHQANKNSPYGDLTREQFHERHQIFHQCSYMLNKQNMKIWTQFWRPDPTILPRLRGIVAMIHGYASESSWLFELTAVGIAKTGFMVCALDLQGHGYSDGCPGHFSDIHILADDCIQFFESVKNSNPRLPAFLYGESLGGAVAIYVCLKQPSAWNGLILNGAMCGISENIKPMWPLEKLFPLVACAAPNSKIGLSPGNKSFKEAWKRKLVSKSPGYDPMISGKSTVASTLHCLRACRVIERDCHKLELPMLLVHGGHDEVCDPGFAVNVFRSASSTDKSLKIFEGMWHMLIGETNESVETVFQTILSWIEERADRAKVSSAADSIGFPRSNL from the coding sequence ATGGCTCATCCCATCCACCAAGCGAATAAGAACAGCCCTTATGGAGACCTGACTAGAGAACAATTTCACGAGAGACACCAGATCTTTCATCAGTGCAGTTACATGTTGAACAAGCAAAATATGAAGATATGGACTCAATTTTGGCGTCCAGATCCGACTATATTGCCTAGGCTACGTGGGATTGTTGCTATGATCCATGGCTATGCATCAGAAAGCAGTTGGCTCTTTGAGTTAACTGCAGTAGGCATAGCCAAAACAGGGTTTATGGTATGTGCACTTGACCTTCAAGGCCATGGTTATTCTGATGGCTGTCCTGGTCATTTTTCCGATATTCATATTCTTGCAGATGACTGCATTCAGTTCTTTGAATCTGTTAAAAATAGCAACCCGAGACTCCCAGCTTTCTTATACGGGGAGTCACTAGGTGGTGCGGTAGCCATATATGTCTGCCTAAAACAGCCAAGTGCATGGAACGGATTGATTCTAAATGGAGCCATGTGTGGTATTTCAGAGAATATTAAACCGATGTGGCctttagaaaaattatttcCTCTAGTTGCTTGTGCTGCACCTAATAGTAAAATCGGGTTGTCTCCTGGTAACAAGTCGTTCAAGGAGGCGTGGAAGAGAAAATTGGTTAGCAAGAGTCCTGGCTATGATCCCATGATTTCAGGCAAGTCAACAGTAGCATCAACACTGCATTGTTTGAGAGCTTGCAGAGTTATAGAAAGGGACTGTCATAAACTTGAACTTCCTATGCTACTAGTTCATGGTGGACACGACGAAGTATGTGACCCTGGTTTTGCTGTTAATGTGTTCAGATCAGCATCTAGTACTGACAAGAGTTTGAAGATTTTTGAAGGCATGTGGCACATGTTAATCGGTGAAACAAATGAAAGTGTGGAGACTGTGTTTCAGACTATACTTTCGTGGATTGAAGAGAGAGCAGACAGAGCCAAAGTTAGTTCTGCTGCGGATTCTATTGGTTTTCCAAGGTCAAATTTATGA
- the LOC135150558 gene encoding caffeoylshikimate esterase-like, with the protein MAHPIHQANKNSPYGDLTREQFYEKHRIFHQQSHMLNKQNMKIWTQSWCPYPITSPQLRGIVAMIHGYASESSWLLELTAVGIAKTGFMVCALDLQGHGYSDGCPGHLPDIHILADDCIQFFDSVKNSNPKLPAFIYGESIGGAIAILVCLKQRSAWKGLILNGAMCGLSKIVKPIWPLEKLLPLVASIAPNWEIGMSPGNYKSYKEVWKRRLVSKSPSRNRMISGSGRSTAASTLQCFRAWRIIEREGHELKLPMLIVHGGHDEVCDPVFAVHVYKSASSTDKSLKIFEGMWHMLIGEPNESVERVFQTIVSWIAERADKANVDSPADFIGKTRSNL; encoded by the coding sequence ATGGCTCATCCCATCCACCAAGCTAACAAGAACAGCCCTTACGGAGACCTCACCAGGGAACAATTTTACGAGAAGCACCGGATCTTTCACCAGCAGAGTCACATGTTGAACAAGCAAAATATGAAGATATGGACCCAATCATGGTGCCCTTATCCGATTACATCGCCTCAGCTACGGGGGATTGTAGCTATGATCCATGGCTATGCATCAGAAAGTAGCTGGCTCCTTGAGTTAACTGCAGTAGGCATAGCCAAAACAGGGTTCATGGTATGTGCACTTGACCTCCAAGGCCATGGTTATTCTGATGGCTGTCCTGGTCATCTCCCCGATATTCATATCCTTGCAGATGACTGCATTCAATTCTTTGATTCTGTAAAAAATAGCAACCCGAAACTCCCAGCTTTCATATACGGCGAGTCAATAGGCGGTGCAATAGCCATACTTGTCTGCCTAAAACAGAGAAGTGCATGGAAAGGACTGATTCTAAATGGAGCCATGTGTGGTCTTTCCAAGATTGTTAAACCGATATGGCCACTAGAAAAACTACTTCCTTTAGTGGCTTCTATCGCGCCTAACTGGGAAATTGGGATGTCTCCAGGAAATTATAAGTCGTACAAGGAAGTGTGGAAGAGAAGGCTGGTGAGCAAGAGTCCTAGCCGCAATCGCATGATCTCTGGCAGTGGCAGGTCAACAGCAGCATCAACTCTGCAATGTTTTAGAGCTTGGAGGATTATTGAGAGGGAGGGTCATGAACTTAAACTTCCTATGCTAATAGTTCATGGGGGACATGATGAAGTATGCGACCCTGTTTTTGCTGTACATGTTTACAAATCTGCATCTAGCACGGACAAGAGTTTAAAGATTTTTGAGGGCATGTGGCATATGCTGATCGGTGAACCGAATGAAAGTGTGGAGCGTGTTTTTCAGACTATAGTTTCTTGGATTGCAGAGAGAGCAGACAAAGCCAACGTTGATTCTCCTGCAGATTTTATAGGAAAAACAAGGTCTAATCTATGA
- the LOC108206871 gene encoding caffeoylshikimate esterase: MKIFTQSWRPEVDESTRLRGFVGMIHGYTAESSWLFELSAVAIAKSGFLVSALDLQGHGFSEGYPGHIPNIQHVVEDCIQFFDSVRAENPGIPAFLYGESLGGAIAILLSLRQKKEWSGLILHGAMCGVSKSIKPIWPIEMLLPVAACIAPKWKIVITRPPESMSYKEAWKQKLAAKSPNRGRLASGKPLAATALEFLRVCEYIEKNCHEIEVPLMVVHGGEDRVCEAKSAQQFYEMVSSKDKSLEIVKGMWHMLIGESNETVELVFGNIISWICNRAAKYNQH; this comes from the coding sequence ATGAAGATTTTTACCCAGTCTTGGCGGCCTGAAGTGGATGAATCAACCCGGTTGCGCGGCTTCGTGGGAATGATCCACGGATACACAGCTGAAAGCAGTTGGCTCTTTGAACTCTCTGCAGTTGCTATAGCTAAATCAGGTTTCCTCGTCTCTGCACTTGACCTACAAGGCCATGGATTCTCCGAAGGCTATCCTGGTCACATTCCCAACATACAACATGTCGTCGAGGATTGCATTCAGTTTTTCGATTCGGTTCGAGCTGAAAATCCAGGCATTCCAGCGTTTCTGTATGGTGAGTCACTAGGTGGTGCAATAGCCATACTATTGAGCCTAAGACAGAAGAAAGAATGGAGTGGTTTGATTTTGCATGGTGCAATGTGCGGCGTTTCCAAGAGCATTAAGCCGATTTGGCCCATCGAGATGTTACTTCCGGTGGCTGCATGTATTGCGCCAAAATGGAAAATTGTGATCACTAGGCCACCAGAGAGCATGTCATATAAAGAAGCGTGGAAGCAAAAGCTGGCGGCTAAGAGTCCGAATCGCGGTCGCTTGGCCTCGGGGAAACCTCTGGCCGCAACTGCCTTGGAGTTCTTGAGAGTGTGTGAATATATTGAAAAGAATTGCCATGAAATTGAAGTCCCTTTGATGGTGGTGCATGGTGGGGAAGATAGGGTGTGTGAGGCTAAATCTGCTCAACAGTTCTATGAAATGGTGAGCAGCAAAGACAAAAGTCTTGAGATTGTGAAAGGTATGTGGCATATGTTGATTGGCGAATCAAATGAAACTGTGGAGTTGGTGTTTGGTAATATTATTTCTTGGATTTGCAACAGAGCTGCTAAATATAATCAACATTAA
- the LOC108209768 gene encoding ADP-ribosylation factor GTPase-activating protein AGD12-like codes for MSKRKLKDLLLQKDNRVCADCSAPDPKWASANIGVFICLKCCGVHRSLGTHISKVLSVTLDEWSDDELDSIVEVGGNASANSIYEAYIPAGVSKPRPSASQEERVNFIRSKYESQDFLKPSLRILSTSSKASLRTSFSSKITDSFRSSSSTSHKLEGMVEFIGIIKVKVIKGTNLAVRDILSSDPYVILKLGKQKVQTTVVKSNLHPVWNQELMLSVPQNYGALKVEVYDYDTFSADDIMGQAEVDIQPMINSAMAYGDASMFDDMQIGKWLKSNDNALIHDSTVNIIDGKVKQEVSLKLQNVESGELDLELEWMPLGQ; via the exons ATGA GTAAAAGAAAATTGAAGGATTTGTTGCTACAGAAAGATAATCGTGTTTGTGCAGATTGTAGTGCTCCAGACCCCAAATGGGC GTCAGCTAATATTGGAGTATTCATATGTTTGAAATGTTGTGGTGTACACAGAAGTCTTGGTACTCATATTTCAAAG GTTTTGTCTGTGACATTAGATGAATGGTCCGATGATGAACTTGATTCCATAGTTGAGGTTGGAGGAAATGCCTCTGCGAATTCAATCTACGAAGCTTATATCCCAGCAGGAGTTTCAAAGCCTAGACCTAGTGCTAGTCAAGAGGAACGTGTGAACTTTATAAG GTCCAAGTATGAGAGTCAAGATTTCCTCAAACCCAGCTTGCGGATCTTGTCAACTTCCAGCAAGGCTTCTTTACGAACAAGTTTTTCCTCAAAGATTACGGATAGTTTTCGAAGTTCTTCAAGTACATCACATAAATTG GAAGGCATGGTGGAATTTATTGGAATAATAAAGGTTAAAGTAATTAAAGGCACAAATTTAGCTGTTCGAGATATATTGTCGAGCGACCCTTATGTTATCCTGAAACTGGGGAAGCAG AAGGTACAAACCACTGTTGTCAAGAGCAACTTGCATCCTGTCTGGAACCAGGAATTGATGCTTTCTGTTCCTCAAAATTATGGGGCCTTAAAAGTG GAAGTTTATGATTACGATACATTTTCGGCTGATGACATAATGGGGCAAGCGGAGGTGGATATTCAACCAATGATAAACTCGGCAATGGCATACGGAGATGCTAGTATGTTCGATGACATGCAGATAGGAAAATGGCTGAAATCGAATGACAATGCATTGATACATGATAGCACAGTAAACATTATTGACGGGAAGGTGAAACAGGAAGTATCACTGAAGCTTCAGAATGTAGAATCTGGAGAATTAGATCTAGAACTAGAGTGGATGCCTCTTGGACAGTAA